One Edaphobacter flagellatus genomic region harbors:
- a CDS encoding response regulator transcription factor, with protein sequence MSTPKKAGTPSRILIVDDDQLVADTLTLVFSKKGFDVRTCYSAEDALPCARAFLPDLLLCDVLLPGTDGYTLVRQISGELPACQVLIFTGTQPTVEVFKSQTRSLPRPPAILTKPCQPSELLREVNSLLRCA encoded by the coding sequence ATGAGCACGCCGAAAAAGGCCGGGACCCCCTCTCGCATCCTTATCGTGGATGACGACCAGCTCGTGGCCGATACCCTCACACTCGTCTTCAGCAAGAAAGGGTTCGACGTCCGCACCTGCTACTCCGCGGAGGACGCACTGCCATGTGCCCGCGCCTTCCTCCCCGATCTTCTCCTCTGTGATGTTCTGTTGCCCGGCACAGACGGCTACACGCTCGTTCGCCAGATATCGGGCGAGCTCCCTGCCTGCCAGGTGCTTATCTTCACCGGCACTCAACCCACGGTCGAAGTCTTCAAAAGTCAGACCCGTAGTCTGCCACGGCCACCAGCGATCCTCACCAAACCCTGCCAGCCCTCCGAACTCCTCCGCGAAGTGAATTCACTCCTTCGCTGTGCCTGA
- a CDS encoding potassium channel family protein: MAVFVDAFQTIILPRRATGRFRITRFFFITTWHPWTVIGGRMKNARAREQFYSAYGPLSLILLLLLWALLLIVGFGMFYFALGTPFTDVMGVQTAAGLSKVRTALYVSGTTLFTLGLGDVVPHSMAARTLIICESGVGLGFVALVIGYLPVLYQAFSRREVNIALLDARAGSPPTATELLRRHGFEGGDVALTELLVEWEKWAAEILESHISYPILCFYRSQHDSQSWLSALVAILDTCSLLISVLEGPASRQAQLTFVMARHALIDLGNVFHVQEQRAWTIQSAVDRLPESDFGRLCEVLGDMGLRLCGDQASADRLRTVRELYEQHAKALSQYLRMPLPAWVPAKKEKDQWTLLTKLRTEAEAGRVASLLRNERGH; this comes from the coding sequence ATGGCAGTGTTTGTGGACGCTTTTCAGACGATCATTCTGCCACGGCGAGCGACGGGACGGTTCCGCATCACGCGGTTCTTCTTCATCACGACGTGGCATCCGTGGACAGTGATTGGCGGAAGGATGAAGAACGCCAGAGCGCGCGAACAGTTTTATAGCGCGTATGGGCCGCTATCGTTGATTCTGCTATTGCTGCTGTGGGCCTTGCTGCTGATCGTTGGATTCGGAATGTTTTACTTCGCGCTGGGGACTCCGTTTACGGATGTGATGGGGGTGCAGACGGCGGCGGGGTTGTCGAAGGTGCGGACGGCGCTGTATGTGAGCGGAACGACGCTGTTTACGCTTGGGCTGGGCGATGTAGTGCCCCACAGCATGGCAGCGCGGACGCTGATTATCTGCGAGTCTGGGGTGGGGCTGGGATTTGTAGCTTTGGTGATCGGCTATCTGCCGGTGCTGTATCAGGCGTTCTCTCGACGAGAAGTGAATATTGCTCTGCTGGATGCGAGGGCGGGATCGCCTCCAACGGCGACGGAGCTGCTGCGGAGGCATGGATTCGAGGGTGGCGATGTGGCTCTGACGGAGCTGCTGGTGGAGTGGGAAAAATGGGCGGCGGAGATTCTGGAGTCGCATATCTCGTACCCGATTCTCTGCTTCTACCGGTCGCAGCACGATAGCCAGAGCTGGCTATCGGCACTGGTAGCGATTCTGGATACCTGCTCGCTACTGATCTCGGTGCTGGAAGGGCCCGCATCACGGCAGGCCCAGCTTACGTTTGTGATGGCGCGGCATGCGCTGATCGACCTGGGCAATGTATTTCATGTGCAGGAACAGAGGGCCTGGACGATACAGAGCGCGGTGGATCGACTTCCTGAAAGCGACTTCGGGCGGTTGTGCGAAGTGTTGGGAGATATGGGCCTGCGACTGTGCGGGGATCAAGCCTCGGCGGACAGACTACGGACGGTGCGCGAGCTTTATGAGCAACATGCGAAGGCGCTTTCGCAGTATCTGCGGATGCCGCTGCCTGCGTGGGTTCCGGCGAAGAAAGAGAAAGACCAGTGGACCTTACTAACAAAGTTGCGGACGGAAGCGGAGGCTGGACGGGTGGCTTCGCTGCTGCGCAATGAGCGTGGGCATTGA
- a CDS encoding tetratricopeptide repeat protein — MDQQTRQALKHDQFVDTTQHGIEWAEKHRRNLIVWGAIVVVLLLVAVLSAVVYSHRSEQADNAFGNAMQIYQAPVAAAGQQVPPGMKTFPSAAERAKAANQLFLQVADQYGMTSSGRLARYFAGLTYIEAGQNASAESTLKQVASSWNSDLASLAKLGLAQLYRQTGRDSQAIDLYNEISAHPTTAVPAGTAQLQLADLYEAENKPELAKKVYATLKDKDKGAAGTIAAQKLNPTPAGAGPGL; from the coding sequence GTGGACCAGCAAACCCGTCAAGCTCTGAAGCACGACCAGTTCGTCGACACAACCCAGCACGGCATCGAGTGGGCCGAGAAGCATCGCCGCAACCTCATCGTCTGGGGCGCCATCGTCGTCGTTCTTCTCCTCGTCGCTGTCCTCTCCGCTGTTGTTTACAGCCACCGCAGCGAGCAGGCCGACAACGCCTTTGGCAACGCCATGCAGATCTATCAGGCTCCTGTCGCAGCGGCTGGACAGCAGGTCCCTCCTGGCATGAAGACCTTTCCCAGCGCTGCTGAGCGTGCCAAGGCTGCCAATCAGCTTTTCCTTCAGGTTGCCGATCAGTACGGCATGACCTCCTCCGGTCGCCTCGCCCGTTATTTTGCTGGGCTTACCTACATCGAAGCTGGCCAGAACGCTTCCGCTGAGTCCACCCTTAAGCAGGTTGCTTCCAGCTGGAACAGCGATCTCGCCTCTCTCGCCAAACTCGGCCTGGCTCAGCTCTATCGCCAGACCGGCCGCGACTCCCAAGCCATCGACCTCTACAACGAGATTTCCGCGCATCCCACTACTGCCGTTCCTGCGGGCACCGCGCAGCTTCAGCTTGCCGATCTCTATGAAGCTGAGAACAAGCCTGAGCTGGCCAAGAAGGTCTACGCTACCCTCAAGGACAAGGACAAGGGAGCAGCCGGAACGATCGCGGCTCAGAAGCTCAACCCAACCCCCGCTGGGGCTGGCCCAGGTCTCTAA
- a CDS encoding GGDEF domain-containing protein, which translates to MVISRQEDIDVVDRQIRMFSRMRFQWPIFPSALEERFEQDTAERRGKRLWLEGLIAILLFDLFLIADYFSSPADFRRAFVVRMLIITPLCLIVNASVLQRPGKTVRETSIAFAASLAGLTQLYLESNKSAAASAYVQPAVLAVVLFINIVMRLRFPYAVVTSMVMLGGDGIFLHLDKMLTHQEKILGIGLAIGTIAITLVANYSVNREERLNYLLKLRDELMVRDLNRLNAQLLRRSESDALTGLPNRHSFDTQYAELWKRSIASGTALSVIVIDVDHFKKLNDRYGHLYGDEVLRRIGSLLQQALRAKDDFVARFGGEEFVILLPATPQIAAVHVAERVRKMVELAGFPALDASQQPYDSNTVATVSCGIATAYPVPHDAADRLLEAADKAMYKAKANGRNCVCCASEELALSQTELYLSR; encoded by the coding sequence ATGGTTATCAGCAGACAGGAAGATATCGACGTTGTAGACCGTCAGATCCGGATGTTTTCGCGGATGCGGTTTCAATGGCCTATCTTCCCAAGCGCACTTGAAGAACGCTTTGAGCAGGACACGGCGGAGCGCCGGGGCAAGCGCTTGTGGCTGGAAGGCCTGATTGCGATTCTGCTATTCGATCTGTTTTTAATCGCCGACTACTTCAGCTCACCGGCAGACTTCCGCCGAGCGTTTGTAGTCAGGATGCTGATCATTACTCCGCTATGCCTGATCGTAAATGCAAGCGTACTACAGCGACCGGGCAAGACGGTTCGCGAGACAAGCATCGCGTTTGCGGCTTCGCTGGCGGGGCTGACACAGCTTTATCTAGAGTCGAACAAGAGCGCGGCGGCCTCGGCATACGTGCAACCCGCGGTGCTGGCGGTAGTGCTGTTTATCAACATCGTGATGCGGTTGCGGTTTCCGTATGCGGTGGTGACCTCGATGGTGATGCTGGGTGGCGATGGAATTTTTCTGCACCTGGACAAGATGCTGACCCACCAGGAAAAGATTTTGGGAATCGGGCTTGCCATCGGCACGATAGCGATTACGCTGGTGGCAAACTACAGCGTGAATCGCGAAGAGCGGTTGAACTACCTGCTGAAGCTACGCGATGAGTTGATGGTCCGAGACCTGAATCGGCTGAACGCACAGTTATTGCGACGATCGGAAAGCGATGCGCTGACTGGGCTGCCGAACCGGCATTCGTTCGATACGCAGTATGCGGAGCTGTGGAAACGATCGATTGCTTCCGGCACGGCATTATCGGTCATTGTGATTGATGTGGACCATTTCAAAAAGCTGAACGACCGGTACGGTCATTTGTACGGCGACGAAGTGCTGCGCCGCATCGGGTCATTACTGCAACAGGCGCTTCGCGCGAAAGATGACTTCGTTGCAAGATTTGGCGGTGAAGAGTTTGTGATTCTGCTGCCTGCGACGCCCCAGATTGCCGCCGTCCACGTGGCAGAACGCGTACGGAAAATGGTGGAGTTGGCGGGCTTCCCTGCCCTGGATGCCTCGCAACAGCCGTATGACTCCAACACGGTTGCGACGGTGAGCTGCGGCATTGCGACCGCATATCCAGTGCCCCACGATGCGGCAGACCGGCTGTTGGAAGCTGCCGACAAAGCGATGTACAAGGCCAAGGCGAACGGACGCAACTGCGTATGCTGCGCGTCTGAAGAGTTGGCCCTGAGCCAAACCGAGCTCTACCTTAGCCGTTAA
- the polA gene encoding DNA polymerase I, with amino-acid sequence MAKTPTKPSESKSTKPPIYLLDSMAFIFRAYHAMQRSRPMSTRTGIPTAATYVFVNMINKLRKDFQPEYLAAVYDVGAPVHRNEMAAQMKDVKKFNIKTQQFETIEYGGYKANRTETPPDLIQQQPYIRRALEAFRIPILYYEGFEADDVIGTLSHKLSALGHHVYVVSSDKDMMQLVTKDVSILNPTKDNLILDPAGVEANLGVPPERVIDVMALRGDSIDNIPGAPGIGDKGSVELIQQFGTVEAAIDAATANPEAIKRKTYRESLANNRENILLSKELVTIHTEVPIEYSLDAMRTQPPDLAACRDLFSELEFTTLLKELAPAADTTVITYELKPTTVQIKHLLEEARALNTITGKANGLALAIFEDAQAIAEEIAAEPSEDTLEPEPPPAENMSLFGASPVVIAEPTATKPVEDPARRLGLAVNDHFAIEVPLDTPGIQEALSDSAIPKDIHDLKAVLRALQPHGIQLEGIRNDVMLLSYLVNPTHGSHTLPDIAARSTSRTLVHQPTKENPNDPKRLPEAAAAIVRLSTTLGQQVADYAPTQHAILADDPALGGAVTTEMLFADKKQKAEGKQQGSISTLQHVYETLDLPLVPVLLRMEQTGVRIDPDFLRGMSTRLAVEIDNLAEKIYADSGHRFNINSPKQLGDVLFNKMLLPKPMKYGKGKVVSTAQDVLEELAENHPIAALVIEHRQLQKLKGTYLDALPVLADSEGRIHTTFNQVGTATGRLSSTNPNLQNIPIRTAVGREIRAAFIAAPGNLLMSADYSQIELRLMAHFSQDPLLLDAYRTGKDIHTLTASEVFGVDAATMDKETRNRAKAVNFGIVYGISPFGLAAQLGIDQKTAREYIETYFQRYKGVERFIEDTLATVRREQSVSTFFGRVRPIPDIHSRNPNMRGFAERTAVNTPLQGTAADLIKLAMLRIDAEFTRRKLRSRMTLQVHDELLFDVVPSEAKEVEALVKHEMEHVQEFSVPIVAEVGVGQNWRDIK; translated from the coding sequence ATGGCAAAGACGCCCACCAAGCCCTCCGAATCGAAATCCACCAAGCCCCCCATCTATCTCCTCGACTCGATGGCTTTCATCTTTCGTGCCTATCATGCCATGCAGCGCTCGCGCCCTATGTCCACGCGCACCGGCATTCCCACCGCAGCGACCTATGTCTTCGTCAACATGATCAACAAGCTGCGCAAGGACTTCCAGCCCGAATACCTCGCAGCTGTCTACGACGTCGGTGCCCCCGTCCATCGTAACGAGATGGCCGCGCAGATGAAGGACGTCAAAAAATTCAACATCAAAACCCAACAGTTCGAGACCATCGAATACGGCGGCTACAAGGCCAACCGCACCGAAACTCCTCCCGACCTCATCCAGCAGCAGCCCTACATACGCCGCGCGCTCGAGGCCTTTCGCATCCCCATCCTCTACTACGAAGGCTTTGAGGCCGACGACGTCATCGGTACCCTCTCGCACAAACTCTCTGCCCTTGGCCACCACGTCTATGTCGTCTCCTCCGACAAGGACATGATGCAACTCGTCACCAAAGACGTCTCCATCCTCAATCCAACGAAAGACAACCTCATCCTCGACCCCGCAGGCGTCGAGGCCAACCTCGGTGTCCCCCCCGAGCGCGTCATTGACGTCATGGCGCTCCGCGGCGACTCCATTGATAACATCCCGGGTGCCCCCGGCATCGGCGATAAAGGCTCCGTCGAGCTCATCCAGCAATTCGGCACCGTCGAAGCAGCCATCGATGCGGCCACTGCAAATCCCGAAGCCATCAAGCGCAAGACCTACCGCGAATCCCTCGCCAACAACCGCGAGAATATTCTTCTCTCCAAGGAGCTCGTCACCATCCACACCGAGGTCCCCATCGAATATTCACTCGATGCCATGCGTACGCAGCCTCCGGACCTCGCCGCCTGCCGCGACCTCTTCTCGGAACTCGAATTCACCACACTCCTCAAGGAACTCGCGCCCGCGGCCGACACCACCGTTATCACCTACGAGCTCAAACCCACCACCGTCCAGATCAAGCATCTTCTCGAAGAAGCACGCGCGCTCAACACAATAACCGGCAAGGCAAACGGCCTGGCCCTCGCTATCTTTGAAGACGCGCAGGCCATCGCCGAAGAGATTGCTGCCGAACCTTCCGAAGACACGCTTGAGCCTGAGCCGCCTCCAGCAGAAAACATGTCTCTGTTCGGAGCATCACCCGTAGTTATAGCTGAACCTACAGCGACAAAGCCGGTAGAAGACCCAGCACGCCGCCTCGGCCTCGCCGTCAACGATCACTTCGCCATTGAGGTCCCACTCGACACCCCAGGCATCCAGGAAGCGCTCTCCGACAGCGCTATTCCCAAAGATATCCACGACCTCAAGGCCGTCCTGCGCGCACTCCAGCCACACGGCATTCAGTTAGAGGGTATTCGCAACGACGTCATGCTGCTTAGCTATCTCGTCAATCCGACGCATGGCTCACATACGCTGCCTGACATCGCCGCACGCAGCACCAGCCGAACCCTCGTTCATCAGCCGACAAAAGAAAATCCCAACGATCCCAAGCGCCTGCCTGAAGCCGCCGCCGCGATCGTTCGCCTCTCCACTACGCTCGGCCAACAGGTCGCCGACTATGCGCCTACCCAGCATGCCATTCTCGCCGACGATCCGGCACTCGGCGGAGCCGTCACAACCGAGATGCTCTTCGCCGACAAAAAACAAAAAGCGGAAGGCAAGCAGCAGGGAAGCATCTCTACTCTCCAGCACGTCTACGAGACCCTCGATCTCCCTCTTGTCCCCGTCCTCCTCCGCATGGAGCAGACCGGTGTCCGCATCGACCCCGACTTTCTCCGTGGTATGTCCACGCGCCTCGCCGTCGAGATCGACAACCTCGCCGAAAAGATATACGCAGACTCCGGCCATCGCTTCAACATCAACTCCCCCAAGCAGCTCGGCGATGTTCTCTTCAACAAGATGCTCCTACCCAAGCCGATGAAGTACGGCAAGGGCAAGGTCGTCTCCACTGCGCAGGACGTCCTCGAAGAGCTGGCTGAAAACCACCCCATCGCCGCGCTCGTCATCGAGCATCGCCAGCTCCAGAAGCTTAAGGGGACCTATCTCGACGCCCTTCCCGTCCTCGCCGACTCCGAAGGCCGCATCCACACCACCTTCAACCAGGTCGGCACTGCGACCGGCCGCCTCTCCAGCACCAACCCCAATCTGCAGAACATTCCCATCCGCACTGCTGTAGGCCGTGAGATCCGTGCCGCCTTCATCGCAGCACCCGGCAACCTCCTGATGTCTGCCGACTACTCGCAGATCGAGTTGCGTCTCATGGCCCACTTCTCGCAGGACCCACTCTTGCTCGATGCCTACCGCACCGGCAAAGACATCCATACTCTCACCGCGTCTGAGGTCTTTGGTGTCGACGCCGCTACGATGGATAAAGAAACCCGCAACCGCGCTAAGGCGGTCAACTTCGGTATCGTCTACGGTATCTCTCCCTTCGGCCTCGCTGCCCAACTCGGCATCGATCAGAAGACGGCTCGCGAATACATCGAGACCTACTTCCAGCGTTACAAGGGCGTCGAGCGCTTCATCGAAGACACGCTGGCCACCGTGCGCCGCGAGCAGTCTGTCAGTACCTTTTTTGGCCGAGTCCGTCCTATTCCCGACATTCACTCCCGCAATCCCAACATGCGCGGCTTCGCTGAGCGCACTGCCGTCAATACGCCTCTGCAAGGAACTGCCGCCGACCTCATCAAGCTTGCAATGCTTCGCATCGACGCCGAGTTCACCCGCCGCAAGCTGCGCTCCCGTATGACCCTCCAGGTCCACGACGAGCTTCTCTTCGACGTCGTCCCCAGCGAGGCAAAAGAGGTTGAAGCTCTCGTCAAGCACGAGATGGAGCACGTCCAGGAATTCTCTGTGCCTATCGTCGCAGAGGTTGGCGTTGGCCAGAACTGGCGCGATATCAAGTAG
- the queA gene encoding tRNA preQ1(34) S-adenosylmethionine ribosyltransferase-isomerase QueA, with amino-acid sequence MRVADFHFDLPEELIAQSPPPVRGSSRMLILDRHAGEYRDDFFRNLPQILQPGDLLVLNDSRVIPARLYATRVRSPHTQASSPDPTGRIEVLLTQQLGSNEWSALVRPGRKVQPGERLHFAASSEVPPLLEAEVLSAADYGERILRFTPTPDFRAILDRIGHMPLPPYIHRDDTQDDRERYQTVFSHEPGSAAAPTAGLHFTPEILEQLRHRGVQIETITLHVGLGTFQPVRTEDVEDIHLHAEHYTLPPATAEAVNAALREGRRIIAAGTTTTRTLEHCAHIATTEAFEPHTGIRLHPHSGQTSIFIRPGFRFRIIDGLLTNFHLPQSTLLMLVSALAGREAVLAAYTHAVRERYRFFSYGDCMLIL; translated from the coding sequence GTGCGCGTCGCCGACTTCCATTTCGACCTTCCCGAAGAACTCATCGCGCAATCTCCCCCACCCGTCCGCGGTTCCAGTCGCATGCTCATCCTCGATCGTCACGCCGGCGAGTACCGCGACGATTTCTTTCGCAACCTCCCGCAAATCCTTCAACCCGGCGACCTCCTAGTCCTCAACGACAGCCGCGTCATTCCCGCGCGCCTCTACGCCACACGCGTCCGCAGTCCCCACACGCAGGCAAGCTCGCCTGACCCCACCGGGCGCATCGAAGTCCTCCTCACCCAACAGCTCGGCTCGAATGAATGGTCTGCGCTTGTCCGGCCCGGCCGCAAGGTCCAGCCCGGCGAACGTCTCCACTTCGCCGCCTCCAGCGAAGTGCCTCCTCTGCTTGAGGCCGAAGTCCTCTCCGCTGCCGACTATGGCGAGCGCATCCTCCGCTTCACGCCCACACCAGACTTCCGCGCCATCCTCGATCGCATCGGCCACATGCCGCTCCCACCCTACATCCATCGCGACGACACCCAGGACGACCGTGAGCGTTATCAAACCGTCTTCTCGCATGAGCCCGGCTCCGCCGCCGCACCCACCGCAGGCCTCCACTTCACACCAGAAATCCTCGAACAACTCCGCCACCGCGGCGTGCAGATCGAAACCATCACCCTCCACGTAGGCCTCGGCACCTTCCAGCCCGTGCGTACTGAAGACGTCGAAGACATCCACCTCCACGCTGAGCACTACACGCTGCCCCCAGCTACGGCTGAGGCCGTCAACGCCGCCCTACGCGAAGGGCGCCGCATCATCGCCGCTGGAACTACCACGACACGCACGCTCGAGCACTGCGCCCATATCGCAACCACCGAAGCCTTCGAGCCACACACCGGTATCCGCCTGCATCCGCACTCCGGTCAGACCAGCATCTTCATCCGTCCCGGCTTCCGCTTCCGCATCATCGACGGCCTGCTCACCAACTTCCACCTTCCGCAGTCGACGCTGCTTATGCTCGTCAGCGCACTTGCGGGAAGAGAAGCCGTCCTCGCCGCCTACACGCACGCCGTCCGTGAACGTTACCGCTTCTTCTCTTACGGTGACTGCATGTTGATCCTCTAA
- a CDS encoding lysophospholipid acyltransferase family protein, whose translation MSEPAVHYTFKQRVMLTIVPPLAYMIICLLGATLRYEDICEPGMVPQYETPPPLIYALWHRCLLACAWRFRNANLHILISRSFDGELIARTVERLGFVAVRGSSSRDGAVGLRNLQRAYLQNNYIAITADGPRGPRQKTKPGVAQLASLVNARVGAIYLHPHRAWALRSWDRFLIPKPFSRITIAWTIPVVAEQQAVQNALDRATGLAESHTS comes from the coding sequence GTGTCCGAGCCTGCAGTCCATTACACCTTCAAGCAGCGTGTCATGCTAACCATCGTTCCTCCGCTGGCGTATATGATCATCTGCCTGCTTGGAGCCACGCTGCGCTATGAAGACATCTGCGAGCCCGGTATGGTCCCGCAGTACGAAACGCCTCCGCCGCTCATCTACGCGCTCTGGCATCGCTGCCTCCTCGCCTGCGCATGGCGCTTCCGCAACGCCAACCTGCACATCCTCATCAGCCGCAGCTTCGACGGTGAGCTGATCGCTCGCACCGTCGAGCGGCTCGGCTTCGTTGCCGTCCGCGGCTCCAGCTCCCGCGATGGAGCCGTCGGCCTCCGCAACCTCCAGCGGGCCTACCTACAGAACAATTACATTGCCATCACCGCCGACGGACCGCGCGGCCCTAGGCAGAAAACTAAGCCCGGCGTGGCCCAACTCGCATCTCTCGTCAACGCGCGTGTGGGGGCCATCTACCTCCACCCTCACCGCGCCTGGGCTCTCCGCTCTTGGGATCGCTTCCTCATCCCTAAGCCCTTCTCCCGCATCACCATCGCCTGGACGATCCCCGTTGTCGCCGAACAGCAAGCCGTACAAAACGCATTGGACCGAGCCACAGGCTTAGCCGAATCTCACACGTCTTAA
- a CDS encoding ABC transporter permease — MPNNTLLIAKREYLERVRTKAFVITTLLIPALMGGGILFSVLKSKSSKPASHIAVIAPDADFGLDLQNELEHGKDSAMKVDLISPATSTTRQDVVNETVNKQIDGFLWIDSTNGATKAVYTSISNGDISTTGTISSALRRVVMRQGLQHRGLNAGDIKTMMDPVEVETDTIKNGEISKSDTVTAFFGAYILFFLMYMAVMLHGMNVARSIIEEKTSRVFEVMLATVKPEEMMMGKLFGVGAVGLTQIGIWVAAAMLLSSQAIVSAVGAGTLRIHFSAPQIIAFIGYFILGFLLYSGIAAAIGAMVNSEQELQQFNLVIAMPLAVCMFVLGPVISNPSSNFSRIMSLIPTCTPLLMYLRISISNVPWYDIALSIVLMLATIWAVMWFTARVYRVGILMYGKRPNLPEILRWIKYS, encoded by the coding sequence ATGCCTAACAATACGCTTCTTATCGCCAAGCGCGAGTACCTCGAGCGCGTCCGCACCAAAGCCTTCGTCATCACTACGCTGCTCATCCCTGCACTGATGGGCGGAGGCATCCTCTTCTCAGTGCTTAAATCCAAAAGCTCCAAGCCTGCCTCGCACATTGCCGTCATCGCTCCCGATGCCGACTTCGGCCTCGATCTGCAAAACGAGCTCGAGCATGGCAAGGATTCTGCCATGAAGGTCGATCTCATCTCGCCTGCGACCAGCACCACCCGGCAGGATGTTGTCAACGAGACCGTCAATAAACAGATCGATGGTTTCCTCTGGATCGACTCGACAAATGGAGCGACTAAGGCTGTTTACACCTCCATTAGCAACGGCGACATCTCGACCACCGGCACTATCTCATCCGCACTTCGTCGCGTCGTCATGCGTCAGGGCCTCCAACATCGCGGTCTCAACGCGGGCGATATCAAGACGATGATGGACCCCGTCGAGGTGGAGACTGACACCATCAAGAATGGCGAGATCTCCAAATCAGACACTGTAACCGCCTTCTTCGGTGCCTACATTCTCTTCTTCCTGATGTACATGGCCGTCATGCTGCACGGCATGAATGTCGCCCGCTCCATCATCGAAGAAAAGACCTCCCGCGTTTTCGAAGTCATGCTCGCCACTGTCAAGCCGGAAGAGATGATGATGGGCAAACTCTTCGGCGTCGGAGCCGTAGGCCTCACGCAAATCGGAATCTGGGTTGCGGCCGCTATGCTGCTCTCCTCGCAGGCCATCGTATCGGCTGTGGGAGCAGGCACCTTGCGGATCCATTTTTCCGCGCCGCAGATCATTGCGTTCATCGGCTATTTCATCCTCGGCTTCCTGCTCTACTCAGGTATCGCCGCAGCCATCGGCGCAATGGTCAACTCCGAACAGGAGCTGCAGCAGTTCAATCTCGTCATCGCGATGCCGCTGGCCGTTTGCATGTTCGTACTTGGTCCGGTCATCTCGAACCCAAGCTCCAACTTCTCGCGCATCATGTCGCTCATCCCTACCTGCACGCCGTTGCTGATGTACCTGCGTATCTCCATCTCCAACGTGCCTTGGTACGACATTGCGCTCTCGATTGTGTTGATGCTTGCGACCATCTGGGCCGTCATGTGGTTTACCGCGCGCGTCTATCGCGTCGGTATCCTCATGTATGGAAAGCGCCCGAACCTGCCTGAGATCCTACGTTGGATCAAATACAGCTAA
- a CDS encoding ABC transporter ATP-binding protein — MAIVQLQHVRKAYDTKIAVEDLSFRIEPGTMFGLLGPNGSGKTSSIRMMIGITVPDSGTVELFGQPFDRKSLTRVGYLPEERGLYKKMKVIDQLVFMGQLHGLDVDIATRRAHAWCERMEITEAIPKKVEELSKGMQQKIQFIAALLHEPELIIMDEPFSGLDPVNATLLIDTLIDLRKEGRAILFSTHRMDQVEKMCDAICLISRGQQVLSGSMREIKSRYPRNRVQITFEGSNAFLQNPGIEEYKLYNSSAEIKLRDESAAQQILAKAISGAKVTRFEVMEPTLEEIFIEEVSRGGRVDA; from the coding sequence ATGGCAATCGTCCAGCTTCAGCATGTCCGCAAAGCCTACGACACAAAAATCGCTGTCGAAGATTTGAGTTTCCGCATTGAGCCAGGCACCATGTTTGGCCTCCTCGGGCCAAACGGCTCCGGTAAGACCTCCTCCATCCGCATGATGATCGGTATCACCGTACCCGACTCCGGTACAGTCGAGCTCTTCGGCCAGCCGTTCGACCGCAAAAGCCTCACCCGGGTCGGCTATCTGCCCGAAGAGCGGGGGCTCTATAAGAAGATGAAGGTCATCGATCAACTCGTATTCATGGGCCAACTCCACGGGTTGGACGTCGACATCGCAACCCGCCGCGCCCACGCCTGGTGCGAACGCATGGAGATCACTGAGGCAATCCCCAAGAAGGTCGAAGAGCTCTCCAAGGGGATGCAACAGAAGATTCAGTTCATCGCCGCGCTGCTGCACGAGCCCGAGCTCATCATCATGGACGAGCCTTTCAGCGGTCTGGATCCAGTCAATGCCACGCTGCTCATCGATACGCTGATCGATCTGCGCAAAGAAGGCCGTGCGATCCTCTTCTCCACGCATCGCATGGACCAGGTAGAAAAGATGTGCGACGCCATCTGCCTCATCTCGCGCGGTCAGCAAGTACTCTCCGGCTCGATGCGCGAGATCAAATCACGCTACCCGCGCAATCGCGTGCAGATCACCTTTGAAGGAAGTAACGCCTTCCTGCAAAATCCCGGAATCGAAGAGTACAAGCTCTACAATAGCTCCGCTGAAATTAAGCTTCGCGACGAATCGGCCGCACAGCAGATTCTCGCCAAGGCCATTTCCGGAGCCAAAGTAACCCGTTTTGAAGTCATGGAGCCAACCCTCGAAGAGATTTTCATCGAGGAAGTCAGCCGAGGGGGCAGAGTCGATGCCTAA